AGCACTTTTTAGAAACCTGACGGTTACTCAATGTAAAACAAGAACTTGcgtgcggcgcgggcggcgttTTACCGCTACTCGTCTACGTAAGCCGTTTCCGATCTATGTGAAAATCTGCAGCAAACTCATGTCACGATTGTTCAAACCCAAAAAATCCACACCGAAATTCGATGGGTGAATAGTTATCAAGTTGTTCAATTTGCAAATAGTTACGTGCACGCGCGCGATAGCACAAATAATACTAAGTCACTGATTTTACAACGATACCAAATGTAAACTTTGTTGTATTATGCGATTGTTacttaattttgataaataaaaatatgacaaagACAGGTCGACACGAGCGTGCCTGTCGAATCACAGAATCGACTGTCGCTCGCAACTGGCTTGCCCCCCTGTTGACACTGCGCAGGTAAGCGCCGCCAGGTGAGTGATGCGACGTTGCCAAACCGCGCATTATCATTGATGATGAGATAGTCGCGTCACAGCGATTTTTACATCGACACTAAATAAAATGCTGACTTAACACTGACCGAAATTCACTTGATACATTATAAAGGATCGATGTAcggaaacattttaaatatagcaatATTGGAGGCCGTTGGAATGTTCATAGTAACTGAATAGGTAGTAGATTGTGTTATAAACAACGATATACATTGCGGTTTGTGTTCTACGGCCTTGTTAAGGTTATTGAGAGAAAGTGGTAGTTgactttgttatttttagaacTCCATTTTGACCATTGACCaagaatttgttaaaaaaatcataatataccTATTCCCGGTTATGTTTTACGCTTTTACGTTAGTTTTACCTTTGttgtaataacattattaaaacggATGATTTACCTACTAGTTCATTGATATTTCTTCACTTTCAgataaacatgtatttattgtaagtataggtattaaaatttaaaacgtatcCCACTGAAAAGGTCAACGTTATGCTAATGAGACTTATTTCAAGGCCTTAATACTGTTAGGTGTTTTATTATTCccataaatatagtaaaccttaaaattataaatatgatatatgtaAGGTACCTACgtatcaaacaattattttacatgtgggtagttacatattttaataaaaactgctttttatctttaattgtcGTTAGGCTATTTTTCTTCACGTGGCAAGTATTAAGCGAAATTTACAcagataaaatacaattatctcGGgtaattccaaatttaaaagacTTCAAATGCTATTGTTTATAACTGCAGAACTAATCCATGCCCGCCTCCGCGCCACGTTTTCTCCCATTGGTCCAATGAACTGTAAAATCCAAGATGGACGCCCACATCTCGCATTACCGCATGtgacacaataaatattcctGACGAATGGCTAacctatattaattatatgcgATATCTGCACTATAAAGTTTGCTACCGTTTAGATATAAAACTTCTTTCTAGCGCATGATAATGtatggattaaataaatataagcaatTCATATTCAGTATGTCTATCATTCAACTTTAAACATTGACTTTAATTGTAACAGACGACTAAAAAAAGGAAGGACGGactgcatttattttttaagttttttgttattatatgccGAATGTGttgaaaattcattttacttacctgaaattttgtacagaagaagataatatacttattataaatacttccATAAGATATGACatgaatacaatataaatattacactatTGTCCTATAACAATTTGCAtggtgtaaatattatataatgttccTGCTTCTATGAATcgatttggaaaaaaatatgattaaattttcatatatgaattggatttacattttatttacacgattattattcaataattgttatattttttgatataaaatcaGGTTTGTAATGTAAGTTCTAATATAGCATAAAAGGTGTTCGATCTGTATTCTAGGCGAAATAAAATTCGCTTAGAAATCTATTAAGACATTTCACACATTGCGATTGCGTTTTGCGATACATTCCCCCATATTTTCACTTCATACTTCATCTCGACTCatgaaaacttatattttagttattttagttattttctaCTTTATGATAGGACCTGATGCCTGTATTAGCAtgcactttaaatatttataagtagctaattattatttaacgtaTTTGAGCTGATAAAGtgttatataatctgtggtatAAGTGTATATGGGTAAGTTAGATGAGCAAAAGTCCCATGAAAATGTCGTTCGAGGAAGGGAAAAAGTATATACGTCCAAGTATAatatctacaaattttattacataaaatatttttttgtgtaccAAGCACCTAATTATCTTTTCTATATTGAATAGATctcttcttaatattatatatttaaactgtattGTCGGTGATATTACCAatacgttatatttatattattattaatagtatatcttaaaaataacctGGAAATCATGTTGGCGCCGATTGTTTTAACATTGTTAATGCAATTCAAATCTaccaacaataattatttgatcgAATGCaagtattatgaaaaaatagagTAGCTACGAGAAGGCCAAAGCCCAAAGCtattattaaacaacaaaaataaggTAGTAAtcaaacttttaatatttataaaatgtaatcagCTGTGTTATATTTACCGATACTTGTACTATAACGAGAGGGACAACATTAGTGGTAACGGCAACGAAAGAAAGAGACAGCAATAGATCGTTACAATTTCGCGGTATTGTAACAATGACAGGCGCGGATCGCTTTTCTCATAATACAGTGTACCTAGTTGATAATATTCTAATCTCGTTCCACTGATAAATGTATAGCAGTTATAAAAAACACTATTCCAGAATGGAAGTTGCTGAAATTGGCCTTATTACCTATGCGTTAGACTAAACTCTTGAATCTTTATCGAATAATGACAACCACAGGTCTAAACAAAATCTCGTCTTCGTAATATTgagataaatattgtaataaatattgtgcttTAGCTTCAACATACTTCAAGTtgtaaaaatttgattaaaatgtagACCTTATGTCAGGATCACAGTCTGATATCTAAATGCACAATAATTTGGTgggaattaatttaatcatctAATCACAAACAGTTCATAACATTAAGGTTAGGTTAGCTAGTTTTattatgcattaaaaaaaacagaatagTGTTGagcaaatgaattttaaaacaatttacctTCGTCTCTTAAGCTTCTTTGATTTCGTAAAATAGAGATAAAATCTGTAATCAACAGGTTGgttgttcatttaaaaaaatctacctTAAAGTTTTTcgttttgaaatgaaataacaatctttatatttatgatgaaatatgaTATGTAGATAAGCTACACGAAAAGAATttctaaaaaatgtattttgttacaaacaatttgtttaattttgcaGGTGCTTGCagcaatatttgtattttggtATCGCGTTTGTTTTTCTcccgtttaaatatattgttgatTATTgcgtttttacaaaaaaaaattagttatatgacaaaatgtgaaattttctGTCCCTGAATAGTTATGCTTGGAAAATGTTTCTAAATGCGTAATAACCGACGAAGAAAAACCCTCTGCGGGAAACCCCGACAGAGGCCTACGGGCCCGCGATGGTGACACCAGTGCCCGTGCCAGTTTCTACACCCCTAAACATTCAGCTAGTGCTGCTCCCTTGTTGCCATTTCtggtatataatttcatatttgggAGCCCATTGACCGAACTGGCAAATCAACGTCTTCCGTGATTTACCCATATACTCAATCCATCTAATAACTCTTTCCATAGACAAGTTTTGTTTCATtccatttttttgtaatagtcCTACGTCGGTTGTGGACTTCCCAGAGCTTTATAAAGTACAGTAATGAGCAGGCTGCGGCTGGTGTCACACAATAAATCCTCTAAAGGGCGTCTGTGTGTAGAACCTGcgtccccacgtaagccttccaaagaACCGGGTATCTTCGTTTTGATGGTACTCGTGAATTATAGAGAGATACATAATACTAATACAAAAAGTGAAACGATATTGTTTCGAAGCACTTGAACTGAATTACTTTTATCGTCAATGCAAATGTCAATCATCCTATTGGTttcgaatttcaaaattttgcttcgaattacaaaaaaaaaacgcttgtggccatataaataaatctgtaaTGTAACCATACGAATTTTATTAGTGGCAATTTCACAGACCCTTCACTTCCGCACACATAATGGTACGTATACACGTGCATTGCATTAATGTTATACCTACActggataaaataaatgcatatacATTTCGGCCATGCGTGACTCAACCGGTCCTCAGTCCTCCGCCCTTCTAGTTCTATACGATACGCATCAGAAATTTGTAGCTTTCATTTTTTGCTATgaactatgaaaaaaaacttgaaatCCTAGTTCTAGTGGTCATTAATTTACGGTTCATTTAGGTAAGGTGTGAGTGAATTGTATTTTTCCAgtaccttttatttattacaccgatagatatttaataccaTACCATAGAAATTCAAGATATATATGGATTATGGCATAATATGGAATTAAAAGTAACCACAAATTACAGTCCTAtcttaaatcaattaaagGAGAAaaccaattataaaatagaaagatCTCATTAGTGTTATCAGATACAAGtttcagatttatatatatcgaATTATTCCAAAGGTAAATCAAAGattctaatttcaaaattgtccgcaaaaagttattttaatataataaagagtaaATATTTGTGCTTTTGCATGTTGATgggaccgattttaaacatttacacTACTAGAAAGAGTGACATAAGGGTgacatatatacacatatatatatatatatatatatatatatatatatatatatatatatatatatatatatatatatatatatatatatatatgtatataccaccggcgaacagctagtctatGATAAGATAACTATtcctcaaaaaaaaaagcacaTCGACGCAGGTGCGACCATAAATACCGTTtagatataagtattttattgacaCTCATCCCAGCGCAAGTGTCGGTACGAAATAACAAACGTTTGTGTAGCCTTAAAGATCAGCTGTTCTCAACCCTCAGGAACTTACAGAaagattgaaaataattagaattcTATCTGATATAAAcagatatgtaatataaaacttaaattgtaATCATAGTTAcaattggtttatttatttcttgttttattaatttcatggGAAAATGAAAGAGGCGTTTTTATTCTTCTGatcactaaataaaaaaaaaattgtcgtaAAAAGATTCTTATATCTCTTCTGTACAAAAACCTTACGGGGTGAACTTGTCAATAGTTGACAAAACccctttaaataaataagggtTAAAAAAACCTAATGCCAATAGGAGAAGTCTGAAGACCACACTTAACTATTTCAGTTGCATATTTCTGTATGTCCTTTTAAAAACTGTTCTTTACAGCTGAACAGAGCGTGTAGGTACAATAATTTCTATTGACATAACGGAATAGCCTCAAGTGGGACAAGCTAAAACTATGAATTCAAAGGAACGTTAAAAATCTCtacaatatttaacttttatttaaaacgagcTTAGATAATGTCATGATGCTATCTGGgtgcaattaattaattatttatgaatggaaataaatatgtaaacggTACGGATAAAATGgcgttattcataaataagagtagcttaaaaataaacggaGGTCGTTCTTTCATATTCCTTTTTTAGAGTGAAAACTTCTTACGGGAATGTAAGCCGTTTCGTTACGTTATGCGTTACGGCGCcaatcctatctctcaagcaTACGGTTATGTTAGTTCAAGTTATCATTTTTTGCGCGTCCAAGGCTTATACaggtttttttcatttaattattatgtgtatccataatactcgggtacctccaAAAGGAAAGTACCCAGTCTTTTGGAAGGATTACGTGGGGACGCAGACCCAACGCAGACCCCCTTTAGacaatttaatgtgttgtagGACACTAGCCGCAGTCTGCCCATGACTCACTATACAGTCCTGGGCAGTCCGCGGCCGATGTAGGactattgtaaaaaaatagaacGAACAAAACTGGGCTATGGAAAGGGGGTGTTCAATGTATTGGTAGGTTGGGTCTATGGGAaactataaattgaatattaaatatactataatttgatttttcatttaattattattatagtcaaTTAATATTGAGTGTTCACCTAGTTACAATCTTATTCTAATCATCGCAAAGATACAATATCTTTTTTCTCTGTTCACtgagtaagtccgtatcccgtaggaatatcgggataaaaagttgcctatatgttattccagttgtccagctatctacgtaccaaatttcattgcaatcggttcattagtttttgcgtgaaagagtaacaaacatccatacatccatacaaactttcgcatttataatattagtaggataggattagagTTGCGAAGTCGTATTGtcgtgtaaatttaaaataaaaaaataataataaaaaatacaataacaataattcttatttaaggTGAATGCATGAGTTCAAAAGGTCGtgtttttcaaacatttttttttttacagaaaacacaaaaaataaatcggaATCTTTTAATGATGTTCTGTGTTCTTTCCTGTTAATTAGCACTTATGCAAGATTTGCGATTGTTGACAATAAGATAGATTTATAATAggatgcaataaataattgtgtcaTTTGCAactaaaacattgttttaattttttatacacattatagACTATCGCTCCGCTCCGTCGTTGTCCGTATACaaatatccaacggtgaaataatttttgaaaacggATCTAAAGAttctaaatttcttaaaatatgcgCGTTCAGacgaacaaagaaacaaataccTGAACAAACTTCCGCTCTTAATACTAAGACTTAGAAACCTCGATCGACACTTATtggtacatttaataaaaaaaataaacaatgcaaTCCATTAGATAACGAAACCAAATTATAAGCCCATcccatttttgtataatacttgataaatataaagaaagcaTAATTTTCTTTCTCTTCGTAACACAAACGTATTGTGTCTATTTACTTAAATCTCTATAACAATACTTATGTGGGACCTTCAATGTATAGCGTTGCTTCTGTTTCTGCAAGAGTAAAAAGTccttacataattaataacctCTGTTCTTTGaactttcaaatatttgctaactcattttttaattataataagatgtacatttaaaatatatgtactgaCCTTTTGCgctttgaataattaattaggtatatcttttcatctttctttcttttcttcttttaaaaatttacaatagcCGGGACTGAAAATATGGTAAAAAAAGAATCTTATAAAGTGCCTTATGTATCCTGATAATGTCAATCATGatacagtaaaatatataacatatatacgaAGAAATAACTTAAAGACACTTTTGAAGCGTCATAACATAAGTAAACTTTATGTTATGACGCTTCAAAAGTGCTCCTACAAGAAgtctatgtaaataaataaatgtttaagtttaaacaaaaaaacgcTAGTTTTGGGATTTAACGTTTCGACATGaagttacttatttaaattaaaaaaagaattgtttaCTTTCcgaacataaataatacaaaaatacatataaatcaggTTAGATACACTTAACTTAATAGAAGGCAGTTGGTACAAAGGTACctaggtaggtaggtaccctataatataatattgtatattgggTAGGTTTTCatgattgaatttattttaaattatttttaaatgtggcAAGATTATCATGTTGCAGATGTCACTTCCAACTTGATGACAGATGTTTACGCGCCAAACAATTTTAGACAATGGTGTTGGTTTGCTAAGTAGCGCCTGTTTTATGTTCGTTCGTCGCATTTATCAGTGTTTAACAactaaaatactaatatttggATGTTTTCATGAGATTTTGAgtgaaatagttaaaaaaaacggCATAATTTGTTGTTACTATGAAGTATAATTTTACACTAGACTTGACCATTGGGCGCGAACGACAGGTGTTATAACTGGACTTGTCCTGAGGCATCCTAGTAGTTAAATTTGTACCGAATTCACGTGAACGATGGCTGCAGTAACGCCCCGGCGATCTTCTCGCCTTCCTCACACGCATACACCAAAAATGTCTGAAAGGAAGAAGGGGTTATTTGTAACCGAAGCCGAAGCATCCAAAGAGTCTCTGACGAAACACAGAAGACTTTCAGTCGTAGACAGTGAGAGTGATAGTGACGATTGTGATTTAGGCATTATAAGTACCCTTGACTCTAGTTCTTGTGATGAAAATGATCCTAACACTCCAAAGACGCCTGAGAGAACTATATGGCGTAAGTATCTTTTGTCGTGTTTAATAGTGAAATtcaatttagatatattatcaAATGCTACTCAGGTATTATAAGCTAcctatctttaaatattatttacttgaataagtttcataattgttttaacacTCTTCATAGCATCTTTGTATTGAAGGGTTCATTAGCCTCATTATTTTGCCTATAacaacgaaaaaaaataataactgatatgataatttatttcattcatagaTGAAACGAGAAGCCATTCAAGAAAGCTCAAAGAAACAACAGATCTGAAGAATTTCATGAAATCTCCATtcacattaaaaaagtatcaaaCCAGATATTCCTGTCCAGAGACAAGATGTTCTTCATCGACACCAGCCACCCCACACTTCCAGAACCACCCTGGAACTCCATCATCTACTCACTCATGCACCAGTGTCCACACCACCTCATCTACTTCTAGCCGTGCTCGAAAAAGTCTAGCAAGCCTCATAGCGGACACAGAGAGCTGCAGTAGCTCTTTGAAAGACCTTAACTTTgacacagactcaggaagtGATTCAAAAGAGAACACTCCAACAAAATCAACAAGACGTTCCAAAAGGTTCCAGAAAATGACACCGAAGTTGCAGAGCTTCAAAGGCATACTGATGGAACAGAAGAAAAATGTCTCCCCAATGAAAACAGCTTATGTTTGTTTAACGAAAATGGACATGAGCAACATGATGTCACCAACTCAAATGCAAAAAACGCCCCATAACACAACTGAAGCTAAAGCATCTCCTCCAAAAATATCTCATAACCGCAGATCTGCTATAGAAATCTTGGAGAGTCCCGAATCTAACTGTGACAGTGAGAAGAGTCACAAAAGGTTGCACTATGATGATAAACTTGATTCTGGACCAGTGACCAAATACCCAAGACTTGACCCGAGTACAGCACCTAAGGCTCGCTTGTCTCTCTTCAACAGTGAAAGGCTGAAAGAGATCCTATCAACTAAATCCTTCTATGGAAAATCCAACCCAGACATGAACTCCAGCATTACAGCTAAAATTTCAAACGCCATACAAGCAACAGCCACTCACAAACACAGACCATTCCACTCTCACTCAAATAAGCGTAAAAGAAAGCCAGGTCAAATCAACATGGGAGTGAGACACAGGATTAAAAAACCTAAAGCCCTTAAAAAATCAAGTCCCAAAGGTTTTTTGAACACCTCAGTAATGGAGAAGTCAATTGCGTCAAATAAATCTTTGCTAAACTCAACTATGTCATCAAGAAAGGATGATTCTATGTTAAGTCAGAATACATCTCAAGAAATGGAGCATGGTAAGTCTTTTTCTCacaataaatatgtcataGAAAATAGAGGATGTTTTTCATGCTTCTATGAttataaggaaatatttaGTGTATGTTTAGATGCTTCTAGCTTTATCCTAAGACGTTTATTTATCTtcaagtattattaaaatttaaaaaattctcaattgTTATCAATGGTCCTAGTTCTTTATTCTATAAAGTTATCAACACCTGAAAACAACTAAGtttgccataaatattttcacatccTAGACCATATTACccaacttatattataaatacgaaaagtTGCACCAGTTGCACTGTGAGTATGTATGGGTGTGTGTTACTCCaagcaaaaagaaaaacagctgatctctaccaaatttcatacagagattaaaatttgattatagattaagaaagaaagaaagattaGCAGCTATGTTTTAGCTGGGTACCATGCGTACGACAACGCGAGTTCCAGCTACTCTATAACATAAGCAGATATCATATTGTAACagataattaatgatatttgataattgattgaaataattttatttaattttttttacctttgaAATGACAACCATAATTAGGTCATACTTTAAGCGATAagataaatatcttattaagattaaataatcTCATGAGTCATTCCTAACTAAATCTAAATccaaaaatcttatatatgtgataataacaattatgagtaatttttaatttggttaAAGCAAAGGCAAAATAAacaggaaaataaattaatttagcttCTATGACTTTCATCCATTTCtgatttatacttttatactaatgatataaagctgaaaagtttgttataTATCTGACCAttggtaataataatgtaatgtgaGATTATGAACATAACGTGTTTGTAACTCCATTACACACATAGCTTATAGActataataacttaaatgaaaagagggatgtaataaatatgtatgtgtaataaataaatatgactcagtagatacatacatttattatatgtctAAACAGTAAAcctaaatatcaaataaccaGCTGgggcccgcggtttcacccgcataagtaaGTATcccgtaagtctgtatcccgtaggaatatcgggataaacgtaccaattttcattgcaatcggttcagtagtttttgcgtgaaagagtaacaaacatacatacacatatatccatcctcacaaactttcgaatttataatattagtagaatagttTTGGCATTTTgatataagcaataaatttaCTCACATGCTAACAAGCTTAACATAACATTGCAGACAAAACAGATCCATTCGACAAAGAAAAGCAAACAATAGAAGCTCTCCTCAGCCAATGGACTGAAGAGGAAGTTCCAGAATCGGAACTCATCCAACCCAAAGAACTGCCATGTTTCAACAGCACTGTTATTGAAGAAACTAACTCCATATTCCAACCGATTATTGCCGTACCCGTAGCCAGTTCTTTGCCCCAAGACGACGCTGTTATAGTCGAGATAGGGGCACAAAATGCTCCGGGAACTGGGGAGACTTTGCCCCAAGAA
This DNA window, taken from Zerene cesonia ecotype Mississippi chromosome 26, Zerene_cesonia_1.1, whole genome shotgun sequence, encodes the following:
- the LOC119837045 gene encoding N-acetyltransferase ESCO1, giving the protein MAAVTPRRSSRLPHTHTPKMSERKKGLFVTEAEASKESLTKHRRLSVVDSESDSDDCDLGIISTLDSSSCDENDPNTPKTPERTIWHETRSHSRKLKETTDLKNFMKSPFTLKKYQTRYSCPETRCSSSTPATPHFQNHPGTPSSTHSCTSVHTTSSTSSRARKSLASLIADTESCSSSLKDLNFDTDSGSDSKENTPTKSTRRSKRFQKMTPKLQSFKGILMEQKKNVSPMKTAYVCLTKMDMSNMMSPTQMQKTPHNTTEAKASPPKISHNRRSAIEILESPESNCDSEKSHKRLHYDDKLDSGPVTKYPRLDPSTAPKARLSLFNSERLKEILSTKSFYGKSNPDMNSSITAKISNAIQATATHKHRPFHSHSNKRKRKPGQINMGVRHRIKKPKALKKSSPKGFLNTSVMEKSIASNKSLLNSTMSSRKDDSMLSQNTSQEMEHDKTDPFDKEKQTIEALLSQWTEEEVPESELIQPKELPCFNSTVIEETNSIFQPIIAVPVASSLPQDDAVIVEIGAQNAPGTGETLPQEKGSEIDVIMDGESHAASHGDPPSGQFLPVEGGYIVVDGTVVYGQQEIPDLDEIDRELKMLDEQILKMAQSNNIDAQAVLASTETIPDPGASPVVENAEKAPKLFPIFSKPNPGLTPTSKDSTEKTKKKSLLKNGSDQYVIDAGQKKFGATQCNECGVIYQIGDPQDEHDHLIHHNATDVLKFNGWKDEYIVEKTPTGRIIRVRGGDTGWKRVESVLSRVVHPQLGYTTLTGDVHAYTAYLYIEKKQIVGCLIVEPKSKAYKLLPGDPDCCSVEEYPVKCGISRIWTHPKFRRRGIAVRMLECARASFLYGLALTRQELAFSAPTPAGKALASLYCGTENFYVYLS